The Streptomyces kanamyceticus DNA segment GTGCTCCCGCCGACGACCCCTGGGCGACCGGTGCGCCGGCCGGCGGCGGCCAGCAGCAGGGCGGCGGCGGTGGCGGCTGGGGCGGAAGCTCCGGCGGCTCCGGTGGCGGCTACTCGGACGAGCCCCCCTTCTAAGCCTCAGGGCTTTTGGCCCCCGGGCCGAGGGTGGGCCGTACCCACACTTCTTGATCACACAGGAGAAACACCATGGCGAAGCCGCCTGTGCGCAAGCCTAAGAAGAAGGTCTGCGCTTTCTGCAAGGACAAGGTCACGTACGTGGACTACAAGGACACGAACATGCTGCGGAAGTTCATTTCCGACCGCGGCAAGATCCGTGCCCGCCGCGTGACCGGCAACTGCACGCAGCACCAGCGTGACGTCGCCACGGCCGTGAAGAACAGCCGTGAGATGGCGCTGCTGCCCTACACGTCCACCGCGCGATAAGGGAAGGGTGACCGAATAATGAAGATCATCCTCACCCACGAGGTCTCCGGCCTCGGTGCCGCCGGCGAGGTCGTAGACGTCAAGGACGGCTACGCCCGCAACTACCTGATCCCGCGGAACTTCGCGATCCGCTGGACCAAGGGTGGCGAGAAGGACGTCGCGCAGATCCGTCGTGCTCGCAAGATCCACGAGATCGCGACGATCGAGCAGGCCAACGAGATCAAGGCCCAGCTCGAGGCCGTCAAGGTCCGCCTGGCCGTCCGCTCCGGCGACGCCGGTCGTCTCTTCGGTTCCGTCACCCCGGCCGACGTCGCTTCGGCGATCGTGGCTGCCGGTGGCCCGAAGATCGACAAGCGCCGTGTCGAGCTGGGCGCGCCGATCAAGACGCTGGGCGCCCACGCGACGTCCGTGCGTCTGCACCCCGAGGTTGCCGCCAAGGTCAACGTCGAGGTCGTCTCCGCCTAAGCACTGCGCTTGGCAGAGTTGAAGCACAGCGTTGGGCCGCACCCCTCGGGGTGCGGCCCAACGTGTTTCACGGATCTTCTGGCGCTGTTTCACGTGAAACAGCGCAGGGGTTCATGTGAAACAGCGCAGGGTTCACGTGGAACGGTCGGCGCATTCAGCGGGTGGCGCCCGTGACGATCCAGCGGCCGGAGCGGGAGCGCAGCCACAGGGTGAGCATCCGCACCGCCATCATCAGCGTCATCGCTCCCCACAGTGCGGTCAGGCCGCCGCCGAAGGTCGGCACCAGGAGTGCCACGGGCGTGAAGACCGCGAGCGTGGCGATCATGGCCCAGGCCAGATACGGGCCGTCCCCGGCGCCCATCAGGACGCCGTCGAGCACGAAGACGATGCCGCAGATCGGCTGGGCGAGGGCGATCACGATGAGAGCGGGCAGTGCCGCGTCCTCGACGGCCGCGTCACCGGTGAAGAGCGGGATGAACAAGGGGCGCGCGAGCACGACCAGCAGGCCGAGGACGACGCCGGATGCGATGCCCCACTGCACCATCCGCCGACAGACGGCGCGCGCGCCGTCCGCGTCGTCGGCGCCCAGGTAGCGTCCGATGATGGCCTGCCCGGCGATGGCGATCGCGTCGAGCGCGAAGGCCAGCAAACTCCACAGGGACAGAACGATCTGGTGGGCGGCCACGTCGGCGTCACCGAGACGGGCGGCCACGGCGGTCGCGATCATCAAGATGGCCCGCAGCGAGAGCGTGCGGACCAGCAGCGGTACCCCGGCCTGGGCGCAGGCCCGGATCCCGGCGGCGTCGGGACGCAGCGAGGCGCCGTGCCGCCTGGCACCGCGTACGACGACGACGAGGTAGACGGCGGCCATGCCGAACTGGGCGATGACCGTGCCCCAGGCGGATCCGGCGATGCCCAGGTCCGCGCCGTAGACCAGGCCGACATTGAGGACACCGTTGGTGACGAAGCCGCCGATGGCGACGTACAGCGGGGTCTTGGTGTCCTGCAGTCCGCGCAGTACGCCGGTGGCGGCGAGTACGACGAGCATGGCGGGGATGCCGAGTGCGGAGATGCGCAGGTACGTGATCGCGTAAGGAGCCGCGGTGTCCGAGGCGCCGAAGAGGTCGACGAGGGCGGGTGCCGTGGGCAGGACGACGGCGATGACCGCGGCGCCGAGCAGCAGGGCGAGCCAGATGCCGTCCATGCCCTGGCGGATGGCGGCCTGGAGATCGCCGGCGCCCACCCGGCGGGCGACAGCGGCGGTGGTGGCGTACGCGAGGAAGACGAACACGCTCACCGCGGTGGTGAGGAGTGCCGCGGCGATGCCGAGACCGGCCAGTTGCGCGGTGCCGAGGTGGCCGACGATGGCGCTGTCGGCCATCACGAAGAGCGGCTCGGCGACCAGCGCGCCGAAGGCGGGGACGGCGAGGGCGATGATCTCTCGGTCGTGTCTTCGCCGGACGGCCTTGGGCGCTGCGGGAGCCTGTGTCATGGGCACCAATCTAATCTTCCACAGGTAAGAGATGCAATGTTCTTTAGACCCTTACGTGGGTGCTCGTCGGGCGCTCCTTCGCGCGCCGTTTGTCGTGATCTTGGTCAGAGTGGAGAAGTTTTTCTTCTGCACAGCCGGTGGATGGGAAAGTCGCAGGTCAGAGAGGCTTTTCTGAGTTGGCTGAGGGCTTGTTCACAGGGCTGTCCACCGGGCCGTGCACAGGTTTGGCGGGGTTCTCCACAGCATCGGGCCCGTCATCCACACCGCCTGTGGATAACCAGATTGGCTGACGGTGCCCACGGGCCTACCGTGGTCCGGCGCCCGCCTCGTCTTTCGACCTCGGAAACCCCGTAAAACCGACGCGTCAGAACCGGAGTTGGGCCCCCTTATTTGTCAGTGTCGTGCCGTAGGAAGAGGCATGGCGAGGTCCGCTCGGCGGACGGGAGGAGGTGGCCCGGTGAGTATCTCCGAGCCTTTGGACGACCCCTGGGCCGACAGCGGTCCCAGTGACCGTCTGCCCGTCTCCCGACCGCGCCGCGACGGAGGCCGGGGCGGCCGCGACGAGCAGCACGAGCGAGGCCGCGAAGGCGGCTGGGACGGCGGCGGCTCGTCCTTCGAGCGCGTTCCCCCGCAGGATCTCGATGCCGAGCAGTCGGTGCTCGGCGGCATGCTGCTCTCCAAGGACGCGATCGCCGATGTCGTCGAGGTCCTCAAGGGCCACGACTTCTACCGGCCCGCGCACGAGACCGTCTACTCGGCGATCCTCGACCTGTACGCGAAGGGCGAGCCGGCCGACCCGATCACCGTCGCGGCCGAACTCACCAAGCGCGGCGAGATCACCAAGGTCGGCGGCGCATCGTATCTGCACACCCTGGTCCAGACGGTCCCGACCGCGGCGAACGCCGAGTACTACGCGGAGATCGTCCACGAGCGCGCGGTCCTGCGCCGCCTCGTCGAGGCAGGCACGCGCATCACCCAGATGGGATACG contains these protein-coding regions:
- a CDS encoding MATE family efflux transporter: MTQAPAAPKAVRRRHDREIIALAVPAFGALVAEPLFVMADSAIVGHLGTAQLAGLGIAAALLTTAVSVFVFLAYATTAAVARRVGAGDLQAAIRQGMDGIWLALLLGAAVIAVVLPTAPALVDLFGASDTAAPYAITYLRISALGIPAMLVVLAATGVLRGLQDTKTPLYVAIGGFVTNGVLNVGLVYGADLGIAGSAWGTVIAQFGMAAVYLVVVVRGARRHGASLRPDAAGIRACAQAGVPLLVRTLSLRAILMIATAVAARLGDADVAAHQIVLSLWSLLAFALDAIAIAGQAIIGRYLGADDADGARAVCRRMVQWGIASGVVLGLLVVLARPLFIPLFTGDAAVEDAALPALIVIALAQPICGIVFVLDGVLMGAGDGPYLAWAMIATLAVFTPVALLVPTFGGGLTALWGAMTLMMAVRMLTLWLRSRSGRWIVTGATR
- the rpsR gene encoding 30S ribosomal protein S18, which codes for MAKPPVRKPKKKVCAFCKDKVTYVDYKDTNMLRKFISDRGKIRARRVTGNCTQHQRDVATAVKNSREMALLPYTSTAR
- the rplI gene encoding 50S ribosomal protein L9, with amino-acid sequence MKIILTHEVSGLGAAGEVVDVKDGYARNYLIPRNFAIRWTKGGEKDVAQIRRARKIHEIATIEQANEIKAQLEAVKVRLAVRSGDAGRLFGSVTPADVASAIVAAGGPKIDKRRVELGAPIKTLGAHATSVRLHPEVAAKVNVEVVSA